The genomic segment gCTTGTggagatttattttttctcaaaattggGATCATCAGGAATATGTCATTTTGTGTCCTGTTCTCCTTACCTAGTATGATATGAGCAGTTACCTGTTGTACTAAATAGTCTATGAAAATGTGGTTTCTAATCCATATACTACATTTCATAACATACATGCATCATAATGTACTTAACCATTCCCCACCAACTGTTGAACATTCAAGTTGTTGCCAATTTTTCAGGCATAACTCATAACTTCCATAGGATACTTTATATGAACAGAAACTACCATCAAAGTGTATAAGTAAATTTAACTGTCTTGTTACATGATGCTGTTGACTACAGAAAGACCATACCCATTCACACTCTCTCTaataatattattgattatatctCTTTCTTTATTGTTACCCTTGCAAATAGTGAATACTGTTTACttgaaatctttattaatttGGTAGGCAAAgtgctctgtttcttcctttctaggTAAATCCTCCCCACAAGTTACCCTTTAAACCCCAAATCTCTCTGCCTTCTTTCAGTtatattttcaccattttttccTCACCTTCCCTAGGTTATCACACCCACAACTGCAACTTCAATTACCACATATACATAGGTGACTTAGAAATCTATATCCGTAGCTCAGGCTGCCTCCCTGAGCTGAAAACTTACATAGACATGACATTTCTTTGGGATATCTTAAAGATGCCTTAAATTCCACAAAACCAAAGTcataatttttccctttctagTCGTCTTCTGTTGTTCTCTCTCTGAGTGAGTGGCACTGCCAACCATCCAGGTATGTAAGTGTAGTTTGTGTTGTCATTGACACAACTTCATCATCATCTCCCTAATACTTGTGTTTAACTTCCTGTACCATTCCTACTCTTCCTGGTAATGAGAATGTTATCTATCTCTATTGACACCTTAGCAAACACTGGGTATTGTTTCCCTGAAACCTTTATTAACTTGATAGACAAAGTGCTGTTTCTCCCTTTCTAATGTAAATCTTCCCCACCAGTTATCCACTTGGTGGATATCTCCACTTTGTCCATCAGCAATGCCAGTACCCTAGACCATGTACTATCATCATCCCACCTCAGCTGTCACCATAGTCTTTTAATTAGTCTAAATAAAATATCTTGGCATGCCTTTTAGTTGTATCTCTGTTTTCCCCCAACTGCACTGTTTAAGCCACATTGCAATCAGAGAGTGTAAATTTTGTCATGTACTGGCTTAAATTACTATATTGATTTGTTTTGCTTACTTCATAATGCACTAGTCCCTACCTACTCCAGCCTCATCCTCCCCTTGCTCACTGTACTTGATCCATGCTGATCTACTCTGAATAAGTCAACATCAAATATGTATTAGCACCTACTGTGTCCTAAGCACTCTGGTAGGTGTTGGACTACAGCAGAGGACAGACAAGCCCATAGGAGACCTTCCCATAGGACAGACAAGCCCATAGTTGTTCCTTGAGTGTGGCTTGCACTCTGCCATCACAAGACTTCTGTACTTTCTCCTATTCTTTGCTTAGTTGACTCCTGCTCTTTAGCGCTTAAATAGGTCCACATTTCCTCAGGGATGCCTTTCTTGATCAATCAGGTTAgttttttctgttatattttacCATAGTAGCACCATATTCTTTTAGCATTTGTCACATTTGTAATTTACATGTATCTGCGTGAGTTTTTGTCTCCCACACCAGGCTTTATGCTCCTTGAGGGTAGGGAACATCTCTTTTGCCCCTCCTTTGTATCTCCAGCCCTTTGCACATATATAGGaaccaaaggaaaaaatggaTACTGAATcataagaaagataaaaattttttcatttgttttcatcatTATTGATTCAGTAATTGGTTATTTTATGTCCTTTTAAAAACTGTAGATATTTTAATGTGTTAAGATCTTAATGTAAATTCTTACTCACTGTTAACCAGAGCTGTGGCAAATAAGTAATCTCTGagagttcctttttaaaattcatttttggtGTCTGCTGTACATATATTGTTAAAGTTTATGTTGTCAGTAATCTTCCTCCATCATTTTATATGCTAATTTATACATAAGAAGAATTTTTCCATCCCCAAACTAAGAAACattatttcctgattttattctaatttttatcttttcatcatttaaatataatgcttTAATCAATTTGGAATTTTCTTCAGtaagtataatttattttcccagtTAATGGACTGTAGTGGATTAAAGACAGCCACAAAATCTTTGTCACTCTTCTCCATCCAGATGTAGACTTTGTTTCCCCTAGTCTTGAATCTGGGCTTGTAGAAAACTAAATATTTCATCTGCAAGATGGAGCAGAATTGATGCTGTGCCGGTTGTAGGTCTAGCCTGTAACAGTACTTGCAGCACCCTCCTACTCCTCTTGGATGTCAGCAGCCACTAATTCAACTCCCCTGGTACCACTATGCTTGTGAGAAGCCCCACTTAGCCACATGGAatgtacatacataaacacaaatacacatatatattttaaaggctTACCAAATAATTCTGATGCACATTTGGATTAAGAGCCAGTGATCCAGGTTTATTAGAGACAGTGTAAGGTAAATTTGGATAGAGAATATAAAACCAAAGTTTTGATTGCTTAACTAGTTGAAATCTATGGGTTTTGATCTACAAGTACAGATAAGACActagagtgattttttaaaattgggagaAATTGTCAGACCAAAGAAAGGCAGAGAGGTGGTTTGGCAAGGGCTGTTCTCCAGGAGAGTTGTAGGCAGAGACCCAGGATTCAGATTATAGGCTATGGGGTTAaagtgttcattttgttttagattaGAGACAGGGATAAAGTCTTGTAGATAAAGCACAGTTTGAGAGCTTGGAATTGGTGGTCAGGAGTAAGCCAGTAATTTGAAATGTATATAGAGCAAAAGAAAAGTCATGGGCTAATATGTGTAAAGACAAACCATGATGTTACCACTAAAATCAACAGGTAAGAATGCCTGCTACCGCAGTTACTGCAGATGACCTGAAAGACTTAGCTGtgaaaaaaaactaaatgaaacaagAGAAATTGAACAGAGAAGCAGACAAAAGGCTGTTACTTACAAATGATAACTATTTAGAAATCTGAGACTTAGTATCAAAAGTATCATATCTATTAAGAGTTTTATAAAGTGGCCAGATGGCAAATACAAATAGTAGCTTCCCTATATATGAGAACTAAGTGACATGAAAATAACAATAcatgaaagtgatttttaaaatagaagttagGGAGTTACATGAAAAATGGGTTTTGCAAACATGTggagaacaacagaaatttacttggGGATATAGTTAGGAATTTTGCCATTCAGTAAATACTGCTGGAACAAGTTACTGTTTGGGTTATCTAATGCTTCTAACACATTACGCCGAAATGTTGTGACTTAAAGCATTTTATTAATTCTCAAAGGTTTTGTGAGTTGACTTAGGAATTCTTATGCCCCGTTGGATGATGGCTGAGGATGCAGTGTGTGATGGGCATGGAATAGTCAAGATGGCTCCTCATGTAGCTGGAAGTTGATGCTGGCCATCACCAGGAACTTAGCTGGTTCTGTGGACCAGAGCATCTACATGTGGCCTCTTGCATGGGCTTCTAACAACATGATAGCCACATTCTGAGAGGGAACATCCTGAGAGGAACTGGAAGCTGTCGGTCTCCTGAAGGTTAGGTGCAGAAGTGGCACAGTATCACTTCTAGCACATTTAGTTGGCTAAGCGGTCACGATCAGCATGGACTcaaggggaagaaaaataaacatacctCACTTTACTATAAGAATAtagcatataatacatacaatgtacaaaatatgtattGATTATTTATATTCTGGGGAAgttttctggtcaacagtaggctattagtagttaacagttttggggagtcaaaagttacatgcagATCTTCTATTGTAGGGTAGGGGTTGGCACCCCTAATTCCCACATTATTTAGTGGTCAACTGTAcataattttttccccctttaaataCATTCCTCTTGCCTAAGACTTTATCTCATGGCATCAAGGTTGAAATCCAAGATCTCATCATTTAAATTAGGGCCAGGTTTGGAAgagcttcctctctctctctctctctttctgaaggCCTATGAATTTAAAGGGACAAGCTGTCTGCCCCCACATACCAAGTAGACACTGGTGGAACCAAGCAACAGGAAATCTGCAATTGATACTCTCATTATATTCTTAGGCTCTACCCCAGGAAATTCTGGTTTAATAGTCTAGTGTCTAGTATGGGTATTGCACAAATAATAATTTCTGCTAGAAATTAGACTAAACTAGGCTGAATTGATAGTACTTGACAAGGTTGGATGCATCAATGGGGCTGCTTTGAGATAagtcattttatgaaataaaattacagtatCTAAGGACAGATTCTGTATGAGAGATAAAGAACAATGGTTATTCAGGACTCTTTGGGGACTCTGGTATAAATATTAGAACAGTGATTCACTGAACAATAATGACACTGAGGGAGGGAAGTTCCACATGGATGATGATATTTTCAGGCTCTCATTTATGACACGAAGAGAGTAGAAGAGTAGTCAAGTGGAGTTGTCTTGGAGACTGGTAAAAACAATGGTTGATAATATATGTGAGACTGCAGAGCTAAAGATGTGATTTGGCTAACAATAAAGTGCAGAAGATAAAATCATTAGATACACGCTGTTATgtggaaaagaaaaggggagtcaactttttaaaaactgctagaATATATAGTGTACTAGGGATATTCCTACAGAAGCGAAGTGAGAAAGGAATTTGAGAAGGGAAGTGGAACATAATCAAATGAAACAAACTGAAGACAGGTGAAAACAAGCAAACCCAAtcttaatcaaaatattttgagttctaggaaatacatagaaaaatattgtAGCTCTGTTAGAATCAGGAGTAATTTTGAGCCCAGAGGAAGGATGGTTTCCTTGCCACCTTTTACTAGTTTTGTCTGCCTTTATTAAGCACAGAAAATAATTGCAGCTGTGTGGAAAATTAGGGGCACAGTGACAGTAAGTTTGCTTTTAGCTGCTGAAGGCATGGTGCCTGTAAATGTAGACATGTTCCTAAAGATATGATTAAACTGGTATTTTAGAAGggcttatttacttattgatgGACAGCTTGGTTTGAAAGAGATGAGATGCTAGAGAAAGGAAGATTAGGTATAACTTTCACAGACTACTTATGAACCAGTGATAATTTGAACTATGCTTTGCCACCCCAATCCTGTTCATATGCATCCTGGTTCATACTCAAGCCCTGTGTGTTCTTTCTACTATTACTAATAGCTCTCCTCATAGTTACACTCTCTtaacccttttaaaaatatttttacctttattttctctgtaattcTTTCCTAATCTTGTCTCACATTTCCATTCTGTGTTTAAGACCCATAAAGTATGCATATACCTTTAATACGGGTTAGAGTCCCATAATAACAATTAAACAATTGACCTTCTAGTTcatggaattttttatttctgtttagacACAGAGACATTTTCAGGAAACCAAGATTCAGTTCCAAAGCAGAGGATTTCTGGAGAAGAATCTTCCCATGGAGTGATTATGACAAGACTGACCAAAAGTGGACAGCCTTCTTTAGATGTCTGGACAGGTGATGACTGGTTGTATAGGAACCAGGAACACTGGGACATAAATTTGGCACAACAAGCTTTCATTCATAAGACAGTCTACCCTGAGGAGGGAAACTTTGAATGTTGTGAAAATCAGAAAAGCTTTGATGTTAAGTCAGCTAATTCAATTTTTGATAGACAACAGAGAATTTCTATGAGAAAGAGGTCTTCTAAGTGTGAcaggtttaaaaataatttcaactttAATTTAGACTCAGTAGGTAAGCAACATTCAGAATATAATGATTGTAGGAATGCCTTGAGCCTGAGTATAGATATTCAACATCCACAAGGTAATACAGTGAATTCCTATGAATGCTATCAGTGTAGGAAAGCCTTCAGCCGGAGTTCATCCCTCGTTCGTCATCAGGTCattcacacaggagagaaacacTATaaatgcagtgaatgtgggagATCATTCAAACGACGTACAAACCTTATTAAGCATCAAAAAATACATACTGGTGCAAAGGCCTGTGAAGGCAATACATGTGGAAAAGCCTCCAGTAAGAGTGAAGATGGTAATAAAAATCGAAGGTTCGTTTCTGGAAATAATCTTTATGAATGTGTTAAGTGTGGAAAATCCTTTACCCGGAGCTCGTCTCTGAATCGACATCAAATAATTCACACTGGAGAGAGACCATTCAAATGTAAGGAATGTGAGAAAACCTTCAACAGGCGTTCAAACCTTAAACAACACCAAAAACTTCATATTCAGAAGAATATGAACACAGGATTACCTTCAGTCAGAgagcagaactcatacaacatCAATGAATTTATGCTGGAAGGAATCCTATGAATATAGGAAATGTAAAAGAACATCTGTTAGATATTTAATTGATGTGACTGAATTAATATTGGAAAGAAATGTTACTGTACAGAAATGTTTGAGGGAGCTTTACCAGGCCCCCAGATGAAGCCATAAGGGTTTGAAGTTGaatttttcagtgtacaagtcaaAGTCTATCATTATTCTGATAGCCATTGCTGTTGTTGTTCTCTGGTTTGTAATTGGGACATAtggcatatttatatttatctgaTCTTTGAAGTGGGTGGGTATTAGGGAAGAGTCAACCAATATCCTTGGAGTTGATATTTAATAAAAGTCAAACCTCCAGTCCTTATAAGAAGGTCACAAGAAACTAGGAGTTTATGAGAATATAGGGGGACTATATTTCTAAAGACTGAACTCTCTAAATTAATAGCTAGGACCACCATGACAGCCAGTGTCTCTACCCCCAATAATATCCCTGGCTGTGCTGGTGCTGAGTGGGGACTAGGATTGGAAGAGGGTTATCAACTGCAGTAGGAGGTAAACTAACAAATTATGTATTCTTCAAAATCACACTTTTAAAAGTACTACTGTGGAATATATGGTGGACAGAGAGCCATAGCCATAGGTCTATCATTTTACCGCAAACATTAAGAAGTCAATAAAGTGTCTTAATACTCTTGTGCACCccacttcctctttcttctaTAACCTACATCAGGATCCCTAAGGGTTTTTAAGCCAAGATGCTTAACTTAATGTGcacaaaaatattcttactgAAGACATTCCCAATGAATGATGGAGGTGGTTATTTTGCCAGAGTTTATACCTTATTCAAAACGAAAAAAATTATACTGGAGTAAACCCCTATGATGAgttaataaatgtgaaaatgattttatattcatttatttatcctttaCATCACAAAAGAAGTTGTATTAGAACAAAACTCTACAAAGGTAATTGATATGGAAGTTCATATAAATAGAAAGCAACTTGTAGAGCATCTTAACAAGAGGACCACTCTGAATGTGGTCCtacttgttatttttgcttttgttgcctttgcttttggtgttaaatCCAAAAATTCATCACAAAGACCAATGTCAAAGAACTAACTTCATATGTCATTTTCTAGGACTTCTAGTGTTTCACGTcttaattcaggtctttaatccattttgggttaatttttgtatgtgttgttaggtagtggtccagttttgccaacgctgtttattgaagagactgctgcttcccattgtatattcttggctttcTTGTAGTAagttagttgaccatatatgtgtgggtttatttctgggtgccctattctattccattgatcagTGTGTCTTTTTATgcaagtaccatactgttttgattactatagctttgtaacagtttgaaatcaggaaatgtgattatgttctttcttaagattgctgtggctatttggggtcttttgtggttccatacaaatttttggtattttttctatttctgtgaagaatgaatgccattggaatttttaagggattgcattgaatctgcagattgcttttgtatggacattttaacaatattcttctaatccatgagcacagaatatctttttatttatttgtgtctgcttcagtttccttcatcAATGTCTTAAGTTTTCAATGTGCAGatagatctttcatctccttggttaaatttattcctaggtattttattctttttatgcaattgtaattaggattttcttaatttctttttctaatagttcattgttagtgtaaagaaATGCAACTATTTTTTAAgcataaataaaatttgtaaattGTCCTCAGAAGGAAAATACTTAGCTATATTAGTTTTTAAGAACATGACTGACAGATCATGTTATGCCATAGAATTATGTCAcatgctttgagagaaatctgtgcCTCACTAAAGAGCCCACAGAAGACAAACACTGGGACTTTTCTTTCAGCTTTTACAATGAACACATTTCTGGCACCATGTACTGTGCAAGATCTGAACTAGTCATCCAGCTATATATAACTTCATACTGTGACCACTGTTTAGGCCCTGGATAATTACACTGTTGCCTACTCCATTTCAGTCTCTGACCTCAGAGGAGCTGACTTTCAACATTTTAAGCTGATTCTTGTAATTACTACCTTATTTCTGAATACTGTATGTTATACTGTTGTTTCTTGATTGACAATTTGAGGGACTACCTTCTGATATTCTCTTATGGGAGATGGGTGCTCTTAGACTCCCTCTCACCCTCCCATGATGCTATCAGTGTGGTTTCTCTCAATTATTTGTTCATCTATTTTCAGTATATATATGTCTGAACTAAGACAAGTAGTATACTATGATTAcatttccttttccaattttttgttctttcatgGAGTTAAACTGCTTTGGTTAGGATTGTTCTATCTCTGAAAGTTCAATGCGAAATATGCATTTTCTAAGCACCATCTATTTTGCAAGACCACTACTACTACAGCCTTCTCCCTGTTTATagacctttccttccttttcttttttctatgtagGTGAGACCCATGATCCATGTAATGTCAAATAATCTCTTCCATTCTCTTTCCCTTGATTTCTTTTCTTAGATCTGTTTGATAAAAACCTGTACCCTGGAATGCCCATTTACAAATCAGATATTGCAAACTGTAGAGGAAAAGTGGAGAACTATTAGATCAATGCCACCATAATTAAAAGTCTCTAATCTTTACTGGGCATCACTCCTGACTGGAAACCCTTTTGTTTCCCTCAGACAGCAGTCTCTTCCTCTTCCCATGACATATTTTGAACCCTTTGTTCTTCCCTAACATTGCTTAAATCACCACACCCAACACTGAGCAGATCAGCTTGCTTCTAGCAGAGAA from the Manis javanica isolate MJ-LG chromosome 11, MJ_LKY, whole genome shotgun sequence genome contains:
- the ZNF215 gene encoding zinc finger protein 215 isoform X3, with the protein product MKKEIPRTTVFDTETFSGNQDSVPKQRISGEESSHGVIMTRLTKSGQPSLDVWTGDDWLYRNQEHWDINLAQQAFIHKTVYPEEGNFECCENQKSFDVKSANSIFDRQQRISMRKRSSKCDRFKNNFNFNLDSVGKQHSEYNDCRNALSLSIDIQHPQGNTVNSYECYQCRKAFSRSSSLVRHQVIHTGEKHYKCSECGRSFKRRTNLIKHQKIHTGAKACEGNTCGKASSKSEDGNKNRRFVSGNNLYECVKCGKSFTRSSSLNRHQIIHTGERPFKCKECEKTFNRRSNLKQHQKLHIQKNMNTGLPSVREQNSYNINEFMLEGIL
- the ZNF215 gene encoding zinc finger protein 215 isoform X2: MEADSLTGKSQEPVTFKDVVVAFSEDEWGQLDPAVKNLYRDVMLENYKNLNSLHKEHLLCKPVEISEEKRWIMKKEIPRTTVFDTETFSGNQDSVPKQRISGEESSHGVIMTRLTKSGQPSLDVWTGDDWLYRNQEHWDINLAQQAFIHKTVYPEEGNFECCENQKSFDVKSANSIFDRQQRISMRKRSSKCDRFKNNFNFNLDSVGKQHSEYNDCRNALSLSIDIQHPQGNTVNSYECYQCRKAFSRSSSLVRHQVIHTGEKHYKCSECGRSFKRRTNLIKHQKIHTGAKACEGNTCGKASSKSEDGNKNRRFVSGNNLYECVKCGKSFTRSSSLNRHQIIHTGERPFKCKECEKTFNRRSNLKQHQKLHIQKNMNTGLPSVREQNSYNINEFMLEGIL
- the ZNF215 gene encoding zinc finger protein 215 isoform X1, which gives rise to MQPLNKLMAISKPQNPALHEQSEVLSTDMSWQQETISIMETYDCEASRQKFRHFQYLEVSGPHEAFSQLWELCLQWLRPELHTKKQILQLLVLEQFLTILPEDVRTWVNLQHPKNSKEVVTHIEEVMEMLKEEEIPCRKSVLQKGSVRTEKMEADSLTGKSQEPVTFKDVVVAFSEDEWGQLDPAVKNLYRDVMLENYKNLNSLHKEHLLCKPVEISEEKRWIMKKEIPRTTVFDTETFSGNQDSVPKQRISGEESSHGVIMTRLTKSGQPSLDVWTGDDWLYRNQEHWDINLAQQAFIHKTVYPEEGNFECCENQKSFDVKSANSIFDRQQRISMRKRSSKCDRFKNNFNFNLDSVGKQHSEYNDCRNALSLSIDIQHPQGNTVNSYECYQCRKAFSRSSSLVRHQVIHTGEKHYKCSECGRSFKRRTNLIKHQKIHTGAKACEGNTCGKASSKSEDGNKNRRFVSGNNLYECVKCGKSFTRSSSLNRHQIIHTGERPFKCKECEKTFNRRSNLKQHQKLHIQKNMNTGLPSVREQNSYNINEFMLEGIL